The proteins below come from a single Gossypium raimondii isolate GPD5lz chromosome 2, ASM2569854v1, whole genome shotgun sequence genomic window:
- the LOC105788246 gene encoding uncharacterized protein LOC105788246 translates to MLIAPNVDTKYINGERQGGKRRRSSLHSFSNGSLDTFLQDFAFRALVTRHRPHTGALYKANLPVNLSGMGVSIARIRSRTLWKKGANFSCFRIPSRTFLVPHVRRVAIVYETLGNWSSYYYRVQGYSMIAPVIGFMVFDASNARAKSLKSINLDTMGKPISIHFPNLKYPDSARCAAFNSNGTVDFSPIMSSNVCYTSNQGHFSVLVPLKREKRPWYPWVIGVVLGFGMLVLSGYFCLVLLKVLKTKRVQAMERQADEGEILDSRWVNCSKMPSATVTRTQPVLENGVFPQ, encoded by the exons ATGCTCATCGCACCAAATGTTGATACAAAGTATATCAATGGAGAAAGACAAGGTGGAAAGAGGAGGAGATCAAG CTTACACAGCTTTTCCAATGGTTCCTTGGATACATTTCTTCAGGATTTTGCTTTCAGAGCATTGGTTACTAGGCACAGACCTCATACTGGAGCTTTATACAAAGCTAATCTTCCGGTTAATCTGTCAGGCATGGGCGTTTCCATTGCGCGAATCCGAAGCCGGACGTTGTGGAAGAAAGGGGctaattttagttgttttcGTATCCCATCACGGACCTTTCTGGTTCCTCACGTCCGAAGGGTCGCGATAGTCTACGAGACCCTTGGCAACTGGTCTTCATACTACTACAGAGTTCAAGGTTACTCAATGATTGCTCCCGTCATCGGTTTTATGGTTTTCGATGCGTCGAATGCTAGAGCCAAAAGCTTAAAAAGTATCAACCTTGACACAATGGGGAAGCCTATATCAATCCATTTTCCCAACCTGAAATACCCTGATTCAGCAAGATGTGCAGCTTTCAACAGTAATGGGACAGTTGATTTCAGTCCCATAATGTCTTCCAATGTGTGTTACACTTCAAACCAAGGCCATTTTTCTGTTCTTGTTCCACTAAAGAGGGAAAAAAGGCCATGGTATCCATGGGTGATAGGTGTTGTGCTTGGATTTGGTATGCTGGTTTTGTCAGGTTACTTTTGTTTGGTATTACTTAAGGTTTTGAAGACCAAAAGGGTTCAAGCAATGGAAAGACAAGCTGATGAAGGTGAAATTCTTGATAGCAGATGGGTGAATTGCAGTAAAATGCCATCTGCAACAGTAACAAGAACTCAACCTGTCCTTGAGAATGGTGTGTTCCCACAGTAA